In one Nostoc sp. KVJ3 genomic region, the following are encoded:
- a CDS encoding ribonuclease D, translating into MPYLTSAREISAIVAEYTNAKTLWIDTEVADYKSRNPRLSLIQVLDNPQDMSGDRVYLLDVLDQPNIIAEFIEKIMINSAIEKVFHNASYDLKLLGNKKAKNITCTLEMAKKIPYYLLPLPNYQLKTIATALCKFNNIDKQEQKSDWAKRPLTEEQIEYAYLDCIYLAQIHSNLLSLQAQASPEPVTEDLILLSTRYSQLEQQWKLLNSEFEHLQERMKKAMQAQNIPETSNHKLTSYDRTTVKATFLELARLAQTQYIDLDFPIVLTQKLQKDLGSNLEQLSVDIEKTTSWRLTTKTQESESEDE; encoded by the coding sequence ATGCCCTACCTTACTTCCGCCCGCGAAATTAGTGCCATTGTTGCTGAATATACCAATGCAAAAACACTGTGGATAGATACAGAAGTCGCTGACTATAAAAGTCGTAATCCTCGACTATCGCTGATTCAGGTGTTAGATAATCCTCAAGATATGAGTGGCGATCGCGTCTATCTTTTAGATGTTCTAGATCAGCCTAACATCATAGCTGAATTTATTGAAAAAATTATGATCAATTCTGCTATTGAAAAAGTTTTTCACAATGCTAGTTACGATCTAAAGCTTCTCGGTAACAAGAAAGCAAAAAATATTACTTGCACTTTGGAAATGGCAAAAAAAATTCCCTACTATCTTTTACCATTACCCAACTATCAACTCAAAACCATAGCTACAGCACTTTGTAAGTTTAACAATATCGACAAACAAGAACAAAAAAGCGATTGGGCAAAACGCCCTTTAACAGAAGAACAGATAGAGTATGCTTATTTAGACTGTATTTATCTTGCTCAAATCCACTCAAATTTGTTAAGTTTACAAGCCCAAGCCAGTCCCGAACCCGTAACCGAAGATTTAATATTACTAAGTACTAGATATTCACAACTTGAGCAACAATGGAAGTTGTTGAATTCCGAATTTGAGCATTTGCAAGAACGTATGAAAAAAGCCATGCAAGCTCAAAATATACCTGAAACTTCTAATCATAAGCTCACTAGCTACGATCGCACTACAGTTAAAGCTACTTTTTTAGAATTAGCAAGGCTAGCACAAACCCAATACATTGATTTAGATTTTCCGATCGTATTAACTCAGAAACTCCAAAAAGATTTAGGTTCAAATCTAGAACAACTGTCTGTAGATATTGAAAAAACTACCTCTTGGCGGCTAACTACTAAAACTCAAGAGAGTGAATCAGAAGATGAGTAA
- the hetR gene encoding heterocyst differentiation master regulator HetR has translation MSNDIDLIKRLDPSAMDQIMLYLAFSAMRTSGHRHGAFLDAAATAAKCAIYMTYLEQGQNLRMTGHLHHLEPKRVKIIVEEVRQALTEGKLLKMLGSQEPRYLIQLPYVWLEKYPWQPGRSRVPGSNLTSEEKRQIEQKLPSNLPDAQLVSSFEFLDLIEFLHKRSQEDLPPEHQMPLSEALGEHIKRRLLYSGTVTRIDSPWGMPFYALTRPFYAPADDQERTYIMVEDTARYFRMMKNWAERRRNAMRLLEELDILPEKMEQAMEELDEVIRAWADKYHQDGGIAVVLQTAFGEKED, from the coding sequence ATGAGTAACGACATAGATCTGATCAAACGTCTTGACCCCAGTGCGATGGATCAGATCATGCTTTATCTGGCTTTTAGTGCCATGCGGACGAGTGGGCACAGGCATGGGGCATTTTTAGACGCAGCCGCAACAGCAGCAAAGTGTGCAATTTATATGACCTATCTAGAGCAGGGACAAAACCTGCGAATGACAGGGCATTTGCACCACCTGGAACCAAAACGCGTAAAAATTATTGTAGAAGAAGTCAGACAGGCGCTAACAGAAGGCAAACTGTTAAAAATGTTGGGTTCTCAAGAACCTCGCTATTTGATTCAATTGCCTTACGTCTGGCTAGAAAAGTATCCTTGGCAACCGGGGCGCTCGCGTGTTCCTGGTAGCAATCTGACAAGTGAAGAAAAAAGGCAAATTGAGCAAAAACTTCCCAGTAATCTACCAGATGCCCAGTTAGTTAGCTCTTTTGAGTTTCTGGATTTGATTGAGTTTTTACACAAGCGATCGCAAGAAGACTTGCCACCCGAACACCAAATGCCTTTGAGTGAAGCCTTGGGTGAGCATATCAAGCGCCGTCTACTCTATTCAGGCACGGTAACACGCATAGATTCTCCTTGGGGAATGCCCTTCTACGCACTTACTCGTCCTTTTTATGCCCCAGCAGACGATCAAGAACGTACATACATCATGGTAGAAGATACAGCTAGGTATTTCCGCATGATGAAAAATTGGGCAGAACGGCGACGGAATGCTATGCGCTTACTGGAAGAACTTGATATCCTTCCAGAAAAAATGGAGCAAGCTATGGAAGAATTGGATGAAGTTATCCGTGCTTGGGCAGATAAATATCATCAAGACGGTGGTATTGCAGTGGTTTTACAGACGGCTTTTGGTGAAAAAGAAGATTAG
- a CDS encoding site-2 protease family protein codes for MFIQTLITEPIYFFRIVVIVIFSITLHELAHGWAAMSQGDNTPQQTGHLTLNPVVHMGKESLIFLCLMGIAWGQMPVNPSKFRSGKLGNILVSAAGPLSNLALGTLFILVLKLLSNLSLLGLFSVEFLYLAARINLALFLFNLLPIPPLDGFHIFSEIFPQLKPLQYTQFGLFGMMLLFIIPGFGRGISSIADLLIRSGLSM; via the coding sequence ATGTTTATCCAAACACTTATCACAGAGCCGATTTATTTTTTCAGAATCGTTGTAATTGTGATATTTTCCATAACTTTGCATGAACTTGCTCACGGCTGGGCTGCTATGAGTCAGGGAGATAACACTCCACAACAAACTGGTCATTTGACACTTAATCCTGTAGTTCACATGGGCAAAGAATCCCTGATATTTCTCTGTCTCATGGGTATAGCTTGGGGACAAATGCCCGTTAACCCATCTAAATTTCGCTCTGGAAAGCTAGGAAATATTTTGGTATCAGCAGCAGGCCCATTGTCGAATCTGGCTTTAGGTACTCTATTTATTTTAGTGCTTAAACTTCTCTCTAATCTGAGTCTTTTAGGACTCTTTAGTGTCGAATTTCTTTACCTAGCGGCTCGGATTAATTTAGCATTATTTCTGTTTAATCTGCTGCCAATTCCACCACTTGATGGCTTTCATATCTTCAGTGAGATTTTTCCTCAGTTAAAGCCACTGCAATATACTCAATTCGGACTCTTTGGCATGATGCTTCTATTTATAATTCCTGGTTTTGGAAGAGGAATTAGTAGCATTGCTGATTTATTGATCCGATCGGGATTGAGTATGTAA
- a CDS encoding tetratricopeptide repeat protein encodes MRRRLFRQKRTRVNQVFTIVIFTTLTAISSISCSKNDNVLVTEIGVSPASRRSATTSIGGEFYLQGKNQHANGDLQAAIASYSKAISQNSQYSAAYNGRGLAYFDLGDKEKAIADYNQALRVNPNDAEAYNNLGNARASLEGNREAVKDYSEAIRLNPNYAEAYNNRGNARAANGDKKGAIDDLGQAILLNPKYAIAYNNRGNARAANGDPKGAIADYNQAIRLNPNFAPAYNNRGNARATNGDKQGAIKDLQQAASIFQSQGSNDLYEQVMKNIKELGQ; translated from the coding sequence ATGAGACGGCGTTTATTTAGACAAAAGAGAACAAGGGTAAATCAAGTATTTACCATAGTTATTTTTACTACATTGACAGCAATTAGCAGTATTTCTTGTAGTAAGAATGACAATGTTTTGGTGACAGAAATCGGAGTCAGTCCAGCTAGCCGTCGTTCAGCGACAACATCCATTGGTGGGGAATTTTATCTTCAGGGAAAGAATCAGCATGCCAATGGCGATTTACAAGCTGCGATCGCTTCCTATAGTAAGGCAATTAGTCAAAACTCTCAATATAGCGCTGCCTATAACGGGCGGGGACTAGCATACTTTGATTTGGGAGACAAAGAAAAAGCGATCGCAGATTACAATCAAGCCCTCCGCGTCAATCCTAACGACGCTGAAGCTTACAATAACTTAGGGAATGCCCGCGCTTCACTAGAAGGTAATAGAGAAGCGGTGAAAGATTATAGTGAAGCGATTCGCCTTAATCCCAACTACGCCGAAGCCTACAATAACCGAGGAAATGCCCGCGCCGCCAATGGAGACAAAAAAGGGGCAATAGACGATCTCGGTCAAGCGATTCTCCTCAACCCCAAATATGCGATCGCTTATAATAACCGAGGAAATGCTCGTGCTGCCAATGGAGATCCAAAGGGTGCGATCGCAGATTACAATCAAGCCATTCGCCTCAACCCTAATTTTGCCCCTGCCTACAATAACCGAGGAAATGCCCGTGCCACCAATGGAGACAAACAGGGAGCGATTAAGGATTTACAACAAGCTGCAAGTATCTTTCAAAGTCAAGGTAGCAACGACTTATATGAGCAAGTGATGAAAAACATCAAAGAACTTGGACAGTAG
- the smc gene encoding chromosome segregation protein SMC, translated as MVHIKRVELTNFKSFGGTTSVPLLPGCTVISGPNGSGKSNILDALLFCLGLSSSKGMRADRLPDLVNNTQTAKGRASIEASVTVTFDLSGEDILPQAVKMQSEGDEGNEGDEGNGQENPKSKIQNPKSTEWSVTRRLRVTHQGSYTSNYYINGEACTLTQLHEELSNLRVYPEGYNVVLQGDVTSIISMNARERREIIDELAGVAAFDRKIIQAKSTLDEVKEKEDSCRIIETELTAQRDRLSQDRAKAERYQKLRTELIAKQSWEAVLSWRSLQAQLEKLVHEIQTGDRNSSELSTQLTNLNSEIIQKSAELEQLNAHVKALGEDELLAVQSTLATQEAERKQLQRQLTELETTSQETAKRLLQTQQEIQKHRHSLEEIAETQIVETRFIASSQHQRNEAHQALETSREAAAEIASASEAWVQQQTAFNRQIETLLQTLEPQRTEKAQLTERNNQLQQLISEQTQLIERDEPLLAQKQTECSQIETQFNASSEPIQNLAQNLSATEQELQIQQETQKRLLSEQREKQRLLDKIEAQAQAQQEVQGTQASKVILQSGMPGLCGLVVQLGKVEPRHQLALEMAAGGRLGHIVVEDDGVAAAGIELLKQKRAGRATFLPLNKIHAPKFTQDATLRFANGFVNYAVNLVDCDRRYKDVFSYVFGNTVVFASLEAARKNLGLYRIVTLDGELLETSGAMTGGSNTQRSALRFNNSEAAESDEAIALRSRLVDIERVLERCTEAIATLSARSKKLTQELAEARQARREQQLQLEQLQKDIKNLTAQLEGTRSQLAQNSEKLATAQSRLEILDRELPGQETQLQQLRHALAELEASQTPSEWQQIQATIKIQEQQLQQRETTLREAEQRLKNLENQQQRSQEKIQEAETRIAEYEIQKTSCRDAIHRVSTQITTVNDQITQTRLSLTQMEQNLGEEKQKRDTTEQEVRSHLLRQQQLQWEIEKLKETQEKRREELIALQSQLRDMGAELPNPLPEVPDKVDLEELQKELRSLTKRLQAMEPVNMLALEEYERTQNRLQELTQKLETLEGERTELLLRIENFTTLRQLAFKEAFDAVNENFQSIFAILSDGDGFLQLENPEDPFSSGLNLVAHPKGKPVQRLASMSGGEKSLTALSFIFALQRYRPSPFYAFDEVDMFLDGANVERLARMIKQQSQQAQFIVVSLRRPMIESAERTIGVTQARGAYTQVLGIKLQSSNTSA; from the coding sequence ATGGTTCATATCAAGCGCGTGGAACTTACCAACTTCAAATCCTTCGGCGGTACTACCTCAGTCCCTTTGCTGCCGGGGTGTACTGTCATATCTGGGCCAAATGGTTCCGGTAAATCTAATATTCTAGATGCACTGCTATTTTGCCTCGGACTCTCCAGTTCTAAGGGAATGCGAGCCGATCGCTTGCCAGATTTGGTAAATAACACCCAAACGGCTAAAGGACGGGCTTCTATCGAAGCTAGCGTCACTGTGACGTTTGATTTATCTGGGGAGGATATCTTACCTCAAGCCGTAAAGATGCAAAGTGAGGGAGATGAGGGAAATGAGGGAGATGAGGGAAATGGGCAAGAAAATCCAAAATCTAAAATCCAAAATCCAAAATCGACAGAGTGGAGTGTCACTAGAAGGCTGCGAGTCACTCACCAAGGGAGTTACACGTCAAATTACTATATCAATGGTGAAGCTTGCACGCTGACGCAGTTGCACGAAGAATTAAGTAACCTGCGGGTTTATCCCGAAGGCTACAACGTGGTGCTGCAAGGGGATGTCACCAGCATTATCTCGATGAATGCGCGGGAACGGCGGGAAATTATTGATGAATTGGCTGGTGTGGCGGCGTTCGATCGCAAAATCATCCAAGCCAAGTCAACTTTAGATGAGGTGAAGGAAAAAGAAGATAGCTGTCGGATTATTGAAACAGAATTAACTGCACAGCGCGATCGCCTTTCTCAAGATCGGGCTAAAGCTGAGAGATATCAAAAGCTTCGCACGGAGTTGATTGCTAAACAATCCTGGGAAGCAGTTTTATCATGGCGATCGCTACAAGCACAACTTGAAAAGTTAGTTCACGAGATTCAAACAGGCGATCGCAATTCTAGTGAACTCTCAACCCAACTCACAAATCTAAATTCCGAAATCATCCAAAAAAGTGCTGAACTGGAACAACTCAATGCCCATGTGAAAGCATTGGGAGAAGATGAACTTTTAGCGGTACAGTCTACCCTCGCCACTCAAGAAGCAGAACGAAAACAACTCCAGCGTCAGCTAACGGAATTAGAAACGACTTCCCAAGAAACCGCCAAACGTCTGCTTCAAACTCAGCAAGAAATTCAAAAACACCGTCATTCCCTAGAAGAAATTGCCGAAACCCAAATTGTAGAGACGCGATTCATCGCGTCTTCCCAACACCAAAGAAACGAAGCGCACCAAGCCTTAGAAACCTCCCGCGAAGCCGCAGCCGAAATCGCCTCGGCTTCGGAAGCGTGGGTGCAGCAACAAACGGCATTCAACCGTCAAATTGAAACTCTGCTGCAAACTCTAGAACCGCAACGTACAGAAAAAGCACAACTCACAGAACGCAATAATCAGTTACAGCAACTAATTTCAGAACAAACTCAGTTAATTGAACGCGACGAACCGCTATTAGCTCAAAAACAAACTGAGTGTAGTCAAATTGAAACTCAATTTAACGCCTCTAGCGAACCCATCCAAAATTTAGCTCAAAATCTCTCAGCCACAGAACAAGAATTGCAAATCCAGCAGGAAACCCAAAAGCGGTTACTTTCTGAACAACGGGAAAAACAACGTCTGTTGGATAAAATTGAGGCGCAAGCCCAGGCACAGCAAGAAGTCCAAGGAACCCAGGCGAGTAAAGTCATTTTACAATCGGGAATGCCTGGACTTTGTGGCTTAGTTGTGCAATTAGGAAAGGTGGAACCACGCCATCAGCTAGCTTTGGAAATGGCTGCTGGTGGACGTTTGGGACATATTGTGGTGGAAGATGATGGTGTCGCCGCAGCCGGGATTGAATTGCTCAAACAGAAACGTGCCGGGAGAGCGACTTTTTTACCTCTGAATAAAATTCACGCTCCGAAATTTACTCAAGATGCAACCCTGCGTTTTGCTAACGGCTTCGTTAATTATGCTGTTAACTTAGTCGATTGCGATCGCCGTTACAAAGATGTATTTAGCTATGTTTTCGGTAACACGGTAGTATTTGCTAGCCTTGAGGCAGCGCGGAAAAACTTAGGTTTGTATCGCATTGTCACCTTAGACGGCGAACTGCTGGAAACTAGCGGTGCAATGACTGGTGGTAGTAACACTCAGCGTTCAGCCTTGCGGTTTAACAATTCAGAAGCGGCAGAATCTGATGAAGCGATCGCCTTAAGAAGTCGTTTGGTGGATATTGAGCGGGTTTTAGAGCGTTGTACTGAAGCGATCGCAACTTTATCAGCCAGAAGCAAAAAACTCACCCAAGAACTTGCAGAAGCGCGTCAAGCACGGCGCGAACAGCAGTTGCAATTGGAACAGTTGCAAAAAGATATTAAGAATTTAACAGCGCAATTAGAGGGGACGCGATCGCAACTTGCCCAAAATAGCGAAAAGTTAGCTACTGCTCAATCAAGATTAGAAATTTTAGATCGGGAATTACCAGGACAAGAAACTCAGTTGCAACAATTGCGACACGCTTTAGCAGAGTTAGAAGCATCCCAAACTCCCAGCGAATGGCAACAAATCCAAGCGACAATTAAAATTCAAGAGCAACAATTACAACAACGCGAGACAACATTACGCGAAGCTGAACAAAGATTAAAAAATTTGGAAAATCAGCAACAGCGATCGCAAGAAAAAATCCAAGAAGCAGAGACACGCATCGCAGAATACGAAATCCAAAAAACCTCTTGTAGAGACGCGATTCATCGCGTCTCCACACAAATCACAACGGTAAACGACCAAATCACCCAAACCCGTTTATCGTTGACTCAAATGGAGCAAAATTTGGGAGAAGAGAAACAAAAACGCGACACTACAGAACAGGAAGTGCGATCGCACCTTTTGCGCCAGCAACAATTGCAATGGGAAATAGAAAAACTCAAAGAAACCCAAGAGAAGCGGCGGGAGGAACTAATTGCACTGCAAAGCCAGTTGCGGGATATGGGGGCAGAATTACCAAATCCGTTGCCAGAGGTTCCAGATAAGGTAGATTTGGAAGAATTGCAGAAAGAATTGCGATCGCTTACCAAACGCTTACAGGCGATGGAACCTGTGAATATGCTGGCGTTGGAAGAATACGAGCGCACTCAAAACCGTCTCCAAGAACTCACACAAAAATTAGAAACACTAGAAGGGGAACGCACCGAATTACTTTTGCGGATTGAAAACTTTACCACATTGCGGCAACTTGCCTTTAAAGAAGCGTTCGATGCTGTTAACGAAAACTTTCAATCGATTTTTGCCATTCTTTCCGACGGCGACGGCTTCTTGCAACTTGAAAATCCCGAAGATCCCTTTAGCAGTGGACTAAATTTAGTCGCACACCCCAAAGGGAAACCCGTACAGCGCCTAGCTTCCATGTCTGGGGGAGAAAAATCACTTACAGCCTTGAGCTTTATCTTTGCTCTCCAACGCTATCGCCCATCGCCCTTTTACGCCTTTGACGAAGTAGATATGTTCTTAGATGGAGCAAACGTAGAACGATTAGCTAGAATGATTAAGCAACAATCACAACAAGCGCAATTTATAGTTGTGAGTTTGCGCCGTCCGATGATAGAATCAGCCGAACGCACAATCGGCGTTACTCAAGCACGAGGAGCTTACACTCAAGTTTTGGGGATTAAGTTACAATCATCCAATACATCTGCTTGA
- a CDS encoding DUF485 domain-containing protein: protein MNDRTKALQALAAERWRISLILSGAMMFIYFGFILLIAFNKPLLGSLVVPGLSLGILLGALVIVSAWVLIFIYVRWANSSYDDQIARLTRK from the coding sequence ATGAACGATCGCACAAAGGCTCTCCAGGCTCTCGCAGCTGAACGTTGGCGGATATCCCTGATTCTCAGTGGAGCCATGATGTTTATTTACTTTGGCTTTATCTTGCTAATCGCATTCAATAAGCCCCTGTTGGGGTCATTAGTAGTTCCTGGCCTCAGCCTGGGAATTTTACTAGGGGCGCTGGTAATTGTCTCAGCATGGGTATTAATTTTTATCTATGTGCGTTGGGCAAATAGCAGTTACGACGACCAAATCGCCAGACTGACACGCAAATGA
- a CDS encoding BON domain-containing protein — protein sequence MKKLILLLVSGILVVGSFGCQEAPKTGSETPSPTNETAQLPAKPASQTNETAKVPGIQTTPLAASTDTKVKAGSEKTAATKVKSDLKTEVSAKLNKGLPGNKLQVENKESEIILKGTATSKQELQKAETLAKEVQGVKTVKVEAKVEAAKKP from the coding sequence ATGAAAAAGCTAATTCTATTACTAGTTAGTGGTATTTTGGTAGTTGGTTCTTTTGGCTGCCAAGAGGCTCCTAAAACTGGTTCGGAAACTCCTAGCCCTACTAATGAAACTGCTCAATTACCAGCAAAACCAGCTTCGCAGACAAATGAAACTGCCAAAGTTCCAGGAATACAAACAACTCCTTTAGCAGCTAGTACAGATACTAAAGTTAAAGCCGGTTCGGAAAAAACGGCAGCAACAAAAGTTAAAAGTGACTTAAAAACTGAAGTTAGCGCAAAGTTGAATAAAGGCTTACCAGGCAATAAGTTGCAAGTTGAAAACAAAGAGAGTGAAATTATCCTCAAAGGCACAGCAACTTCTAAACAAGAACTCCAGAAAGCTGAAACTTTGGCTAAAGAAGTTCAAGGTGTAAAGACGGTGAAAGTGGAAGCAAAAGTTGAAGCTGCAAAAAAGCCATAA
- a CDS encoding sodium:solute symporter family transporter, translating to MNSVWLDLPLAADITSLGHFNPLAIAFFFLFVVSSLGITFWAAKLTKNTAHFYTAGGNISGFQNGLALAGDFMSAASFLGITGLVALNGFDGLIYSIGFLVGWPIVMFLIAEPLRNLGKYTFADVVAYRLQQKPVRIASAIGTLAVISFYLIAQMVGAGELIKLLFGFDYELAVVIVGCVMMAYVIFGGMIATTWVQIIKAVLLLGGTILLAILVLAQFGFNPLALFAAAADKYPGVLAPGKQVSDPFDAISLGMSLMFGTAGLPHILMRFYTVPDAKAARLSVTYATAIIGVFYLLTFILGFGAMALVGQDAIKQIGTGGNMAAPMLAEFLGGDAFLGFISAVSFATILAVVAGLTLSGAAALSHDLWVNVVRSGHADESEQLKVARGATMALGLLAIFLGILFKGQNVAYMVGLAFAIAASANFPALLLSMLWRRFTTSGAVASMLVGTFSSLLLIYLSPTIQVTILKHASAPFPLKNPGLVTIPLAFIVAIVVSLLTTEQQAQEKFAEVEDRIHIGSGM from the coding sequence ATGAATAGTGTGTGGTTGGATCTGCCACTAGCGGCGGATATTACCAGTCTTGGTCATTTTAACCCGTTAGCGATCGCTTTCTTTTTTCTGTTTGTTGTCAGTTCTCTAGGTATTACCTTTTGGGCAGCAAAGCTGACCAAAAATACTGCCCACTTCTATACAGCTGGCGGTAATATCAGTGGTTTCCAAAATGGGCTAGCCCTAGCAGGAGACTTTATGAGTGCAGCTAGCTTTTTAGGTATCACTGGGCTGGTGGCACTCAACGGTTTTGACGGCTTAATTTATTCTATTGGCTTCCTGGTGGGCTGGCCGATTGTGATGTTTTTGATTGCGGAACCATTACGTAACTTAGGTAAATATACTTTTGCTGATGTAGTGGCTTATCGTTTACAGCAAAAACCAGTCCGCATCGCATCTGCAATTGGAACGCTGGCAGTGATTAGCTTTTACTTAATTGCCCAGATGGTAGGGGCTGGGGAACTAATTAAACTACTGTTTGGCTTTGATTATGAATTAGCCGTGGTCATCGTCGGTTGTGTGATGATGGCCTATGTGATTTTTGGTGGAATGATTGCCACCACTTGGGTACAAATTATTAAAGCAGTTCTGTTGCTGGGCGGAACTATCTTGCTAGCGATCTTGGTATTGGCACAATTTGGTTTTAACCCACTCGCTCTTTTCGCTGCTGCCGCAGACAAGTATCCAGGTGTATTAGCTCCAGGCAAACAGGTTTCCGATCCCTTTGATGCTATATCCTTGGGGATGTCGTTAATGTTCGGCACTGCCGGATTACCCCACATCTTGATGCGTTTCTACACAGTACCGGACGCTAAAGCCGCACGCCTCTCTGTTACTTATGCTACAGCTATTATTGGCGTTTTTTATCTCCTTACCTTCATCCTGGGCTTTGGAGCGATGGCGCTAGTAGGACAAGATGCCATCAAGCAAATTGGGACTGGTGGTAACATGGCTGCACCAATGTTGGCAGAATTCCTTGGTGGTGATGCTTTCTTAGGCTTTATTTCTGCTGTTTCCTTTGCGACGATATTGGCAGTTGTAGCCGGGTTGACACTCTCAGGAGCCGCCGCACTGTCTCACGATTTATGGGTGAACGTGGTGCGATCTGGTCATGCTGACGAGTCAGAACAACTAAAGGTAGCTCGCGGTGCGACAATGGCTTTGGGATTACTGGCGATATTTTTGGGTATCTTATTTAAAGGACAAAACGTCGCTTATATGGTAGGTTTAGCATTTGCGATCGCAGCGAGTGCCAACTTCCCAGCGTTACTGCTATCAATGCTTTGGCGACGTTTCACCACTAGCGGGGCGGTTGCGAGTATGTTAGTCGGTACTTTCTCCTCGTTACTGCTGATTTATTTATCACCGACTATTCAGGTGACAATTCTCAAGCACGCTTCTGCACCTTTCCCACTGAAAAATCCGGGATTAGTCACTATTCCCCTAGCGTTTATTGTGGCAATTGTCGTTTCATTATTGACTACTGAACAACAAGCACAGGAAAAGTTTGCGGAAGTTGAGGATCGCATTCACATTGGTTCTGGGATGTGA
- a CDS encoding PRC-barrel domain-containing protein — MTSEQIIRRSDILNTQVITRDNGKRLGIISQVWVDIDQREVVALGLRDSLISISGIPRYMYLNNISQIGDVILVDNEDVIEDIEVESLSNLINWEVITETGEVLGKVRGFKFNGETGKLNSIVIASLGIPQIPDQFLSTYEFSVDEIVSTGPNRLIVFEGAEERVNQLTTGLLERLGIGKAPWERDAEEEYGYTPPRQVAPGNQLPSGVPLQPPKQRVRAPEPVAREEEWTEDYVEEERPQRQVMKARQYESIQYEEDEEEDNWSEATGSDRYQQPQPLKYEAKPYSKPYVDEYDDYDDVDGDAWEDEPKPVNIPKKVKERQPEYEEEGGY, encoded by the coding sequence ATGACCTCCGAACAGATAATTAGGCGTTCCGACATATTAAATACCCAGGTGATTACCCGCGACAACGGCAAGCGGCTAGGCATCATCAGTCAAGTCTGGGTAGATATAGATCAACGAGAGGTTGTGGCTCTTGGTTTGCGAGACAGCCTGATCTCCATTTCGGGCATACCGCGCTATATGTACCTCAACAACATCAGCCAAATTGGTGATGTCATCTTAGTTGATAACGAAGATGTAATTGAAGATATTGAAGTTGAATCTCTCAGCAATCTGATTAACTGGGAAGTAATTACAGAAACAGGTGAAGTATTAGGTAAAGTTCGGGGCTTCAAATTCAACGGCGAAACCGGGAAGCTTAACTCTATAGTCATCGCTTCTTTAGGAATCCCCCAAATTCCCGACCAATTTTTGAGTACTTACGAGTTCTCAGTGGATGAAATTGTCAGTACTGGCCCCAATCGGTTGATTGTGTTTGAGGGAGCCGAAGAACGGGTTAATCAGTTGACAACTGGTTTACTAGAGCGTTTGGGTATCGGCAAAGCGCCGTGGGAAAGGGATGCAGAAGAAGAATACGGCTATACTCCACCGCGCCAAGTCGCACCAGGCAATCAACTCCCTAGTGGAGTGCCATTGCAGCCACCCAAGCAGAGAGTTCGCGCCCCCGAACCTGTAGCGCGAGAAGAGGAATGGACAGAAGACTATGTGGAAGAGGAAAGGCCACAGCGTCAGGTAATGAAGGCGCGGCAGTATGAGTCTATTCAATACGAAGAAGACGAGGAAGAAGATAACTGGAGTGAGGCAACAGGCAGCGACAGGTATCAACAACCGCAGCCGCTAAAGTATGAAGCCAAGCCTTACAGCAAGCCTTATGTTGATGAATACGATGATTATGACGACGTAGACGGCGATGCTTGGGAAGATGAGCCAAAGCCTGTGAATATTCCTAAGAAAGTTAAAGAAAGACAGCCAGAATACGAAGAAGAAGGCGGATATTAA